The window TCGGTTGCTTTCGATCCAGGACGCGAACTTGTCGAGTTCGCCGTAGACCGCATCGAGCAGCAACACGCCGCGGACGCGGTTACTCAGGCCGCCCACATCCAGGCTCCAGGCGGTCGGCATGAAGCCGCCGCTATAGCCGACGATGACGATCGGCATGTTGGCAAACGCCTTGGCGGCGCGCGGATCGCCGTAGAGCTCGGCGAGGTGATCGGCGGACTCGGCGATGAAGCGTTTGAACGCACCGGGCTGCCAGAACTTGCCGGCGGAGGAATCGGCTGCATCGACCGCCAGCTGCGGCGCCAGCAGCACGGCATTGGCGCCGGACTCCGAGATTTGTTGCGGCACCAGTTGGCGGTCGCGCACGTCGCGCTCCAACGTCGCCCCATTGCCATGGAAGAACACCACGATGACGCCCGGTTTGCGGATATCGAAATTCTCCGGGACATGCATCAGGACGCGGTTGTCGCTGTAGGTTTCGTCCTGCCAGTACACCCGGCCGCCGTAGCTGCGGTGGCCGCGGCGACCGCCCTTGGAGATGTTCAGGAAAGGCTCGTCGGTGTGCGGATTATTGCCGAGATAGGGGAACGCCGAGGTTTTCAGGCTGACGAGGGTGGTCTGGTCTTCTCGCGGCGCCGAGCGCCCGTAGGGGACGGTTGGGGCCAGCGACGCAACCCGGTAGCGCGCGGGCTCCGCCTGCGCCGTCTGTTTGGGCGGCGCCTCGACCGGTTGCCGCTGAACCAGGCTTTCACTCGCGGTTGGGAAGCGATCCTTGAATTGAGGTTTTGGGAAGCGGTCGTCGAAGGAATCCCCGCTGGACTGCACATTGGCGGCAAGGGTGCCGGCGCTCGGCGCCTGTCCGCATTGAACGAGAACGAAGGACAGCGGGACAAACGCCGACAGCAGCGCAATCCAGCGCCAGCGCTGCGAAAGTGCAGCCCGCCCGGCGCCAAGCGACGTCACGAGTGACGTCACCCGGCAGGCGCGCTCAAGCGTCTGGAATTTCGCCCCGACCATCCACCCATGACCCCAATATCCAGCGACAATCGGCAGATGTGAACGCGCTGGCGTTTAGGTGACGTTAAGCTTCCGAGAAAAACTCCCCATCCCGGAAGCTTTACGAGATCACCAAATCGTGTCGCGATTGTGGGGCGACCACCGAGTTTCCGCAATGCCGTAGGCG is drawn from Bradyrhizobium lablabi and contains these coding sequences:
- a CDS encoding alpha/beta hydrolase; the encoded protein is MVGAKFQTLERACRVTSLVTSLGAGRAALSQRWRWIALLSAFVPLSFVLVQCGQAPSAGTLAANVQSSGDSFDDRFPKPQFKDRFPTASESLVQRQPVEAPPKQTAQAEPARYRVASLAPTVPYGRSAPREDQTTLVSLKTSAFPYLGNNPHTDEPFLNISKGGRRGHRSYGGRVYWQDETYSDNRVLMHVPENFDIRKPGVIVVFFHGNGATLERDVRDRQLVPQQISESGANAVLLAPQLAVDAADSSAGKFWQPGAFKRFIAESADHLAELYGDPRAAKAFANMPIVIVGYSGGFMPTAWSLDVGGLSNRVRGVLLLDAVYGELDKFASWIESNRSGFFLSSYTHYTRRHDRDLMQMLKEKGIAVSENIDAPLKPGSVVFVETPEGVTHRDYVTHAWTDNPVKEVLAKMAATPALTRIAASAASPASQ